A single Arcanobacterium canis DNA region contains:
- a CDS encoding type II toxin-antitoxin system RelE family toxin: MSWSLETSNRFDKEFKKLDHYTQRIIKGWIVKNIAHADNPRAYGKALTGNFAGLSRYRIGDYRLIVEIQDDRFIILALSIGHRAIYAAKCKERGNFRAVSSQSIVRESRLRFSRDGDQSAVS, from the coding sequence ATGAGTTGGAGTTTAGAAACATCAAACCGGTTCGATAAAGAATTTAAGAAACTCGACCACTACACGCAACGAATTATTAAAGGCTGGATCGTCAAAAACATTGCTCACGCCGACAATCCACGCGCTTATGGCAAAGCCTTAACAGGAAATTTTGCTGGCTTATCGCGGTATCGAATTGGCGATTATCGCCTTATTGTCGAAATTCAAGACGATAGATTCATCATCTTGGCTCTCTCCATTGGTCACAGAGCGATATATGCCGCTAAGTGCAAAGAACGAGGAAATTTCCGTGCCGTTAGTTCACAATCCATCGTCCGAGAGTCACGGCTACGCTTTTCACGAGACGGTGATCAGTCTGCGGTTTCCTGA
- a CDS encoding DUF6290 family protein, with protein MAKKSGKPVRVIVGEIISEDEYDLQIAQEALDDWTQDGYQTRPIEELWEECDL; from the coding sequence GTGGCGAAGAAGTCAGGTAAGCCGGTGCGCGTCATCGTCGGGGAAATTATCAGTGAAGACGAATACGATTTACAGATCGCCCAAGAAGCATTGGACGATTGGACACAAGACGGATATCAAACTCGTCCTATCGAGGAATTGTGGGAAGAGTGCGATCTATGA
- a CDS encoding quinone oxidoreductase family protein, with protein sequence MQHVTIRESHVVIDKTSTPEGAARVLAAAINPIDFAIGSGKFFKRAFSDGDTLGYSGVAQTLDGERVYFQLPHPPAGSFAEYVDLSDAFTAPVPDNLDSLTAAVLGVPGIAAVGAIECARVSALDTVLITGANGNLGLLSGRAALNRGAHVVAMVRSAQALETVQAYGMTGFITQDPSAPEIAEVLAECAPGGIDVVIDQLSGPYVGPMMSLINNRARWIQIGSGAGTHAEFTTSIFRTKGISMLGYTNFLLSDTEGRNYYAQACRLYSQGVTLPYTSITLDQFEQTWKGLAGKELHGKYVVKFE encoded by the coding sequence ATGCAACATGTAACGATTCGTGAATCACACGTCGTCATCGACAAAACCTCGACGCCAGAGGGGGCGGCTCGTGTATTAGCTGCTGCCATCAATCCAATTGATTTCGCGATCGGTTCGGGTAAATTTTTTAAGCGCGCTTTTAGTGACGGTGACACCCTCGGATATTCGGGAGTTGCGCAGACTCTTGACGGTGAACGGGTTTATTTTCAACTTCCGCATCCGCCAGCTGGATCTTTTGCAGAATATGTTGATCTCTCCGATGCCTTTACCGCACCAGTTCCCGACAATCTCGACTCATTGACGGCAGCCGTGCTCGGTGTTCCGGGTATTGCGGCAGTGGGGGCAATTGAATGTGCTCGAGTGAGCGCACTCGACACCGTCCTGATTACAGGCGCTAATGGTAATCTGGGCCTCCTTTCTGGGCGAGCCGCACTCAATCGTGGAGCACACGTTGTGGCGATGGTTCGCTCCGCTCAAGCCCTGGAAACAGTCCAAGCATATGGAATGACAGGTTTTATCACTCAAGACCCGTCTGCGCCCGAAATTGCAGAGGTTCTCGCAGAATGTGCGCCAGGTGGGATTGATGTCGTGATCGATCAACTGTCGGGCCCGTACGTTGGCCCCATGATGTCACTGATAAACAACCGTGCGCGCTGGATTCAGATTGGTTCGGGTGCAGGAACTCATGCTGAGTTCACCACCTCAATTTTCCGTACCAAAGGAATCTCTATGCTCGGATACACGAATTTTCTGTTGTCCGATACTGAAGGGCGCAATTACTATGCGCAAGCGTGCAGGCTGTATTCACAGGGCGTGACACTTCCATACACAAGCATCACTCTCGATCAGTTTGAACAGACGTGGAAGGGACTCGCTGGGAAAGAGCTCCACGGCAAATATGTGGTGAAATTCGAGTAG
- the argF gene encoding ornithine carbamoyltransferase yields the protein MPMSISGQNFLKLLDFTPDQIRYLLRLSKEFKDMKMAGVPHKYLSGKNIVLLFEKTSTRTRCAFEVAGNDLGMGVTYLDPGSSQMGKKESIEDTARVLGRMYDGIEYRGFAQEIVEEIGAKAGVPVWNGLTTEFHPTQMLADMLTVEENFPDGLVGKKLVFMGDAQNNVANSLMVVCAKLGLHFVACGPKEQMPADDLVATCREIAKETGAEITLTEDPEEAVKDAHVIYTDIWVSMGEPAELWEKRIKLLERYRVTTELMNKARKDAIFMHCLPSFHDINTTIGADIAQQFGVTEMEVTDEVFESTRSRVFEEAENRMHTIKAVMYATLS from the coding sequence ATGCCAATGTCAATTTCCGGACAGAATTTCCTCAAGCTTCTTGATTTCACCCCAGACCAGATCCGTTACCTCCTGCGTCTGTCGAAGGAGTTCAAGGACATGAAGATGGCCGGTGTCCCCCACAAGTACCTCTCGGGCAAGAACATCGTCCTTCTTTTCGAGAAGACCTCCACCCGTACTCGTTGCGCATTTGAAGTTGCCGGCAACGACCTCGGAATGGGCGTCACCTACCTCGATCCAGGCTCGTCGCAGATGGGAAAGAAAGAGTCGATCGAAGATACCGCTCGCGTGCTTGGACGTATGTACGACGGCATCGAGTACCGTGGCTTCGCTCAAGAGATCGTTGAAGAAATCGGCGCCAAGGCAGGCGTCCCCGTCTGGAACGGCCTGACCACAGAATTCCACCCCACTCAGATGCTCGCCGATATGCTCACTGTGGAAGAGAATTTCCCAGATGGCCTCGTTGGCAAGAAGCTCGTCTTCATGGGTGATGCACAAAACAACGTCGCAAACTCTCTCATGGTGGTCTGCGCCAAGCTCGGTCTCCACTTCGTCGCCTGTGGTCCGAAGGAACAAATGCCGGCCGATGACCTCGTCGCCACCTGTCGCGAGATCGCGAAGGAAACCGGTGCCGAAATTACTCTGACCGAGGACCCAGAAGAGGCAGTCAAGGATGCCCATGTCATTTACACCGATATTTGGGTGTCCATGGGCGAGCCAGCTGAGCTCTGGGAGAAGCGCATCAAGCTCCTCGAGCGTTACCGCGTGACCACCGAACTCATGAACAAGGCACGCAAGGATGCGATCTTCATGCACTGCCTGCCATCCTTCCACGATATCAACACCACAATCGGCGCAGATATTGCTCAACAGTTCGGCGTCACCGAGATGGAAGTGACCGACGAAGTCTTCGAGTCCACCCGCTCGCGCGTATTCGAAGAGGCCGAGAATCGTATGCACACGATCAAGGCTGTCATGTACGCAACGCTGTCCTAA
- the arcC gene encoding carbamate kinase produces MSEKIVVALGGNALGKTPKEQLELIAATASPIVDLVELGNQVTVTHGNGPQVGMIKVATDTSAKASVTPSIPFAECGAMSQGYIGYHLQQAIGDQLRARGMSQPCASVVTQVVVDADDPAFEKPTKPVGAFYTEEEATALHEETGNTYVEDAGRGWRWVVASPIPVSIVEAPVISSLVNGGAVVVAAGGGGIPVVDKGEHYEGVASVIDKDRTAALLAGQLSADTLLILTAVEQVYVGFNTPQAQAISEMTVTEARERIAAGEFAPGSMLPKVEACIEFVEKNPGKRAIITSLEKAADGLKGLTGTVIRGV; encoded by the coding sequence ATGTCGGAAAAAATCGTTGTTGCGCTTGGTGGTAACGCGCTAGGCAAGACTCCTAAAGAGCAACTTGAGCTCATCGCCGCCACTGCGTCCCCTATCGTCGATCTAGTGGAACTGGGCAACCAAGTCACCGTCACCCACGGCAACGGCCCGCAGGTTGGCATGATCAAGGTTGCGACAGACACCTCAGCGAAAGCCTCGGTTACTCCGTCGATTCCATTCGCAGAGTGTGGTGCAATGTCGCAGGGTTACATCGGCTATCATCTCCAGCAGGCTATCGGCGACCAGCTCCGCGCGCGTGGCATGAGCCAGCCGTGCGCCTCCGTCGTCACACAGGTTGTTGTCGATGCCGATGACCCGGCTTTCGAGAAGCCAACTAAGCCAGTCGGCGCGTTCTACACTGAAGAGGAAGCCACCGCTCTCCACGAGGAAACCGGCAACACCTACGTCGAAGACGCTGGTCGTGGTTGGCGCTGGGTTGTTGCTTCACCGATCCCGGTCTCAATCGTTGAGGCGCCGGTGATCTCCTCGCTCGTCAACGGCGGCGCGGTGGTTGTGGCTGCTGGCGGCGGCGGAATTCCTGTGGTTGACAAGGGCGAGCACTACGAGGGTGTCGCCTCGGTGATCGACAAGGATCGCACGGCAGCTCTTCTGGCAGGTCAGCTCAGCGCGGATACTCTCTTGATCCTGACAGCGGTTGAGCAGGTGTACGTCGGATTCAATACTCCGCAGGCGCAGGCCATTTCGGAGATGACGGTGACAGAGGCTCGCGAGCGCATCGCTGCAGGTGAATTCGCTCCAGGGTCGATGTTGCCTAAGGTTGAAGCATGTATTGAATTCGTTGAGAAAAACCCTGGTAAGCGCGCTATCATCACATCGCTTGAGAAAGCAGCGGATGGCCTCAAGGGTCTCACTGGAACGGTTATCCGGGGTGTGTGA